One Diabrotica virgifera virgifera chromosome 3, PGI_DIABVI_V3a genomic window carries:
- the LOC126882554 gene encoding uncharacterized protein LOC126882554, with protein sequence MAESFEQCRAPEQFEFKGNNLPANWKLWKQKYHIYILASGKSTKPDSIKIAVLLNYLGDEGIRIYNTFEYEEGEDKNKLSVVLEKFDQYCEPLKNQVFEHYKFFKRNQLQGETIEQFVMSLKELANSCDFKKKDVLIRDRIVLGVIDERIQEKLLQKPDLSLAEAINISGQWNQVF encoded by the coding sequence ATGGCCGAGTCATTTGAACAGTGTAGAGCCCCTGAACAATTCGAATTCAAGGGTAACAATCTCCCAGCAAACTGGAAGTTGTGGAAGCAAAAATATCATATTTACATATTGGCTAGTGGGAAGTCAACTAAACCAGACAGCATAAAAATAGCAGTACTATTAAACTATTTAGGAGATGAGGGCATCCGTATCTATAATACCTTTGAGTATGAAGAAGGAGAAGACAAAAACAAATTGTCAGTAGTATTGGAAAAGTTTGATCAATACTGTGAGCCACTTAAAAATCAGGTATTTGAGCACTACAAATTTTTCAAACGAAACCAGTTACAGGGTGAAACAATAGAACAATTTGTCATGTCATTGAAAGAGTTAGCAAATTCATGtgattttaaaaaaaaagatgtatTGATACGGGATAGGATTGTCCTTGGAGTTATAGATGAAAGAATACAGGAGAAATTATTACAAAAGCCAGATCTTAGTTTAGCTGAAGCTATAAACATATCAGGTCAATGGAATCAAGTGTTTTAA